In the genome of Segatella copri, one region contains:
- a CDS encoding smalltalk protein, whose amino-acid sequence MKKETWKTVIQIIISILTAIGTTLGVTSCMSY is encoded by the coding sequence ATGAAGAAAGAAACTTGGAAAACCGTGATTCAGATTATAATCAGCATTCTCACTGCCATTGGCACTACGCTGGGCGTAACGAGCTGCATGAGTTATTAA
- a CDS encoding Rpn family recombination-promoting nuclease/putative transposase, translated as MKYLDPKADLTFKKIFGNHPKRLISLLNALLPLSEEEQIHEIEYLPTELVPELEGHKNTIVDVLCTDARERKFCVEMQMEWSNAFKQRVLFNASKLYVSQAMKREKYSDLQPVYSLNLVNDIFERDTPEFIHNYRIVHDKDSNKVIEGLHFTFIELPKFTPHSISDKRMMVLWLRFLTEINANTQEIPSDLLRDPEIGKAVEELKISGFTDAELRAYDKFWDSVRVEKTLQYDSYQQGMEKGMAKGMEEGMAKGMEKGMAKGEEVGKSQRSIEIAKNMLAKGMDAAMVMEITGLTESQMQQLM; from the coding sequence ATGAAGTACTTAGACCCTAAGGCAGACCTCACGTTCAAGAAGATATTCGGCAATCATCCTAAAAGACTGATCAGCCTCCTGAACGCCCTTCTGCCACTCAGCGAAGAAGAGCAGATACACGAGATAGAGTATCTGCCAACGGAACTTGTGCCCGAACTGGAAGGTCACAAGAATACGATAGTAGATGTGCTCTGCACTGATGCCAGAGAAAGGAAATTTTGCGTAGAGATGCAGATGGAATGGTCTAACGCTTTCAAGCAGCGAGTACTGTTCAATGCCTCCAAGCTCTACGTGAGTCAGGCGATGAAGCGCGAGAAATACAGCGATCTGCAACCGGTATATTCCCTGAATCTTGTGAATGACATCTTCGAGCGTGATACTCCTGAATTCATCCACAACTATCGCATCGTGCACGACAAGGACAGCAACAAGGTAATCGAAGGTCTGCATTTCACCTTCATAGAGCTTCCTAAGTTCACTCCTCATTCCATCTCCGACAAGCGCATGATGGTATTGTGGCTCCGTTTCCTGACGGAAATCAATGCCAATACGCAGGAGATTCCTTCCGATCTGCTTCGTGACCCGGAGATAGGAAAAGCCGTAGAGGAGTTGAAGATTTCCGGCTTTACAGATGCCGAACTCAGAGCCTACGACAAATTCTGGGATTCTGTAAGGGTAGAGAAGACCCTTCAGTACGACAGCTATCAGCAAGGCATGGAAAAAGGCATGGCAAAAGGCATGGAAGAAGGCATGGCAAAGGGCATGGAAAAGGGCATGGCAAAAGGCGAAGAAGTAGGTAAAAGCCAAAGAAGTATTGAGATTGCTAAGAATATGCTGGCAAAAGGCATGGATGCAGCAATGGTAATGGAGATAACGGGGCTGACGGAGAGCCAGATGCAGCAGTTGATGTAA
- a CDS encoding amidophosphoribosyltransferase, with protein MGGIFGTISKKSCVADLFYGTDYNSHLGTRRGGLATYSSEKGFVRSIHNLESSYFRTKFESILDKFEGATSGIGVISDTDAQPLIMNSHLGRFAICTVAKIVNKEELTQHLLDKNMHFAEMSSGSTNPTELVALLIIQGKTFREGIENVFHHLKGSCTMTILTEDGIICARDSWGRTPLIIGKKADAYAVSSESTSFPNLDFETVHEVGPGEIVKITADGMEQIRPANKKMQVCSFLWVYYGFPTSTYEGKNVEEARFTNGFNLAKTDDVEVDCCSGIPDSGTGMAMGYAAGKGVPYQRCIAKYTPTWPRSFTPSNQSMRSLVAKMKLIPNKAMLKGKRVLFCDDSIVRGTQLRDNVKVLFDQAGLKECHMRIACPPLVYGCPFINFTSSKSDMELITRRIIEKFEGDANKDLDKYATTGSPQYQKMVDEIARQLGLTTLKFNTIEQLVEAIGLPKCQVCTHCFDGSSAYTLNEFADAE; from the coding sequence ATGGGAGGCATTTTCGGAACTATTTCCAAGAAAAGCTGTGTCGCAGATCTTTTCTACGGCACCGACTACAACTCACATCTCGGCACCCGTCGAGGCGGTTTGGCAACCTACAGCAGTGAGAAGGGCTTCGTGCGCTCTATCCACAACCTCGAAAGCTCTTATTTCAGAACTAAGTTTGAATCAATCCTCGACAAGTTTGAGGGTGCCACATCGGGTATCGGAGTGATTAGCGATACAGATGCGCAGCCATTGATCATGAACTCACACCTGGGCCGTTTCGCCATCTGCACCGTAGCCAAGATTGTAAACAAGGAAGAACTTACTCAGCACCTGCTAGACAAGAACATGCACTTTGCAGAGATGTCTTCAGGCAGTACCAACCCCACCGAGCTGGTGGCTTTGCTCATCATTCAGGGCAAAACCTTCCGCGAGGGCATCGAGAACGTATTCCATCACCTCAAGGGTTCCTGCACCATGACTATCCTCACCGAGGATGGCATCATCTGTGCGCGCGACAGTTGGGGACGTACGCCTCTCATCATCGGCAAGAAGGCGGATGCCTACGCCGTGAGCAGCGAGAGTACATCCTTCCCTAATCTCGACTTCGAGACCGTACACGAGGTGGGACCGGGCGAAATCGTGAAGATTACTGCTGATGGCATGGAGCAGATTCGTCCTGCCAACAAGAAGATGCAGGTTTGCTCTTTCCTCTGGGTTTACTACGGATTCCCTACATCTACCTACGAGGGCAAGAATGTGGAGGAGGCGCGTTTCACCAACGGCTTCAACCTTGCCAAGACGGATGATGTGGAGGTGGATTGCTGCAGCGGTATCCCTGATTCGGGCACGGGTATGGCGATGGGTTATGCTGCCGGCAAGGGTGTGCCTTATCAGCGCTGCATTGCCAAGTATACGCCTACATGGCCTCGCAGCTTTACTCCTAGCAACCAGAGCATGCGTTCGCTGGTGGCCAAGATGAAGCTGATTCCTAACAAGGCGATGCTGAAGGGTAAGCGAGTATTGTTCTGCGACGACAGTATCGTGCGTGGCACCCAGCTTCGCGACAACGTGAAGGTGCTTTTCGACCAGGCTGGCCTCAAGGAGTGCCACATGCGCATTGCGTGTCCTCCGTTGGTATACGGTTGTCCGTTCATCAACTTCACTTCTTCCAAGAGTGATATGGAGCTGATTACGCGCCGCATCATCGAGAAGTTTGAGGGTGATGCCAACAAGGATTTGGATAAGTATGCCACCACGGGTTCTCCTCAGTATCAGAAGATGGTGGATGAGATTGCCCGTCAGTTGGGCTTAACCACATTGAAGTTCAACACCATCGAGCAGTTGGTTGAGGCTATCGGTCTTCCAAAGTGCCAGGTATGTACCCATTGTTTTGATGGCAGCAGCGCATATACTCTGAATGAGTTTGCTGATGCGGAGTAA
- a CDS encoding IS1380 family transposase: MAKVAIKSEKLSPFGGIFSIMEQFDSNLSSVIDSTLGMRCRLYGYQYSEIIRSLMSVYFCGGSCIEDVTTHLMYHLSLHPTLRTCSADTILRAIKELTQDNISYTSDTGKTYDFNTADMLNTLLLNCLLSTGQLKEGEGYDVDFDHQFIEAEKFDAKPTYKKFLGYRPGVAVIGDMIVGIENSDGNTNVRFHQKDTLRRFFERIEQKGLTVNRFRADCGSCSEEIVEEVGKHCMTFYIRANRCGSLYDDIFALRGWKREELGGIEFELNSILVEKWKGRAYRLVIQRQKRIDGEIDLWEGEYTYRCILTNDYESSEKEIVKFYNLRGGKERIFDEMNNGFGWNRLPKSFMGENTVFLLLTALIRNFYKFIMARLDVKRFGLKATSRIKAFVFKFISVPAKWVRTSRQYVLNIYSCNNAYADVFQNDFG; the protein is encoded by the coding sequence ATGGCAAAGGTAGCAATAAAATCTGAGAAACTCTCTCCTTTTGGAGGAATTTTTTCAATAATGGAGCAATTTGACTCCAATCTCTCATCTGTAATCGACTCAACCCTCGGTATGAGATGTAGGCTGTATGGTTATCAATACAGCGAAATCATCCGTTCGCTTATGAGCGTTTATTTCTGTGGCGGCTCATGCATAGAGGATGTCACCACTCATCTGATGTATCACCTCTCGCTTCATCCGACACTTCGCACATGCAGTGCCGACACGATTCTCAGAGCCATAAAGGAACTGACCCAGGATAACATTTCCTACACATCCGACACTGGCAAGACCTACGACTTCAACACGGCAGACATGCTGAATACACTGCTCCTCAATTGCCTATTGTCCACAGGGCAGCTGAAAGAGGGCGAGGGGTATGACGTTGACTTCGACCACCAGTTCATAGAGGCTGAGAAGTTTGATGCGAAACCCACATACAAGAAGTTTCTCGGGTACCGTCCAGGTGTGGCTGTCATTGGCGACATGATTGTCGGCATAGAGAACAGCGACGGCAACACTAACGTTCGTTTCCACCAGAAGGACACGTTGAGGAGATTCTTTGAGAGGATTGAACAGAAAGGATTGACAGTCAATCGTTTCAGGGCAGATTGCGGATCCTGCTCAGAGGAAATTGTGGAAGAGGTCGGAAAGCATTGCATGACTTTCTATATCCGCGCCAACCGCTGCGGTTCGCTCTACGATGACATCTTTGCACTCAGAGGGTGGAAGAGAGAGGAACTGGGCGGCATTGAGTTTGAACTGAACTCCATTCTTGTTGAGAAATGGAAAGGGAGGGCATACCGTCTTGTAATCCAAAGGCAGAAGCGAATTGACGGTGAGATTGACCTGTGGGAAGGCGAATACACCTACCGCTGCATCCTTACAAATGACTACGAGTCTTCCGAGAAAGAGATTGTCAAATTCTATAACCTCCGTGGAGGGAAGGAACGCATCTTCGATGAAATGAATAACGGATTCGGCTGGAACAGGCTTCCAAAATCCTTCATGGGAGAAAACACGGTGTTTCTTCTGCTTACGGCACTCATACGCAACTTCTATAAATTCATCATGGCGAGGCTTGACGTGAAGAGGTTCGGACTCAAAGCAACAAGCCGCATCAAGGCGTTTGTCTTCAAGTTCATCTCTGTGCCAGCCAAATGGGTCAGGACATCAAGGCAGTATGTGCTGAATATCTATTCATGCAACAACGCTTATGCTGATGTGTTCCAGAATGACTTTGGATGA
- a CDS encoding IS1182 family transposase, with translation MAYKKGQDRRQRVLFPDCIDEYVEADAPVRLFDAFVDNLKMDELGFVRSTPAETGTPGYDPRDLLKLYIYGYFYQVRSSRKLARECKCNVEVMWLLNKLTPDFRTISDFRKDNKKAITKVFKEFNKFCMGLKLFSKSYISIDGSKFKAVNAKDNNLTLSKLDDRIKRLDEHISIYMEELEAYDHEEGRRLSKDELQRKLDVCKERKERYEGYRDTLEKSGESQISLTDPDSRLMKANEGFCVGYNVQTAVDAESHMIAGFLVTNSPTDHGQLTSVASEVKADYGVDVLESTADKGYECPEVHADALANGIVPNVIQRDGSCTEQVQFDYNEATITDEQKSSTNPEDLKACLEAAVIPEAYKDFLTDAQIVEVKEYTSDVAESAVLKMTPGQMRAKALEGYFVRDAERNLVYCPQGEILRQKSIKRNGMIRYCNKLACKKCKCKCTIQKFKEADFNKDTLIKATEAKRKQLKEENKDKPKPPRMKIVKKGVRYVLHLDQNKMDNRKCLSEHPFGTMKRALGQYYFLLKGKLKVTAEMGLFCLSYNLRRAISLKGVPALIASLG, from the coding sequence ATGGCATATAAAAAAGGACAAGATAGACGACAGAGGGTTCTTTTCCCTGATTGCATTGACGAGTATGTAGAGGCTGACGCCCCTGTTCGCTTGTTTGATGCTTTTGTCGATAATCTCAAAATGGATGAACTGGGATTCGTCCGCAGTACTCCTGCAGAGACAGGTACTCCTGGATATGATCCTCGCGATCTCCTCAAACTCTATATTTATGGTTACTTCTATCAGGTACGTTCCTCTCGCAAACTTGCTCGTGAGTGCAAGTGTAACGTAGAGGTAATGTGGCTGCTCAACAAGCTGACTCCTGACTTTCGTACAATCTCCGATTTCCGCAAGGACAACAAGAAGGCTATTACTAAAGTTTTTAAAGAGTTCAACAAGTTTTGTATGGGACTGAAGCTCTTTTCCAAGTCGTACATCTCTATTGATGGAAGCAAGTTTAAGGCTGTAAATGCTAAAGACAACAACCTTACTCTAAGCAAACTCGATGACCGAATCAAGCGTCTTGATGAACATATTTCAATCTATATGGAAGAACTTGAAGCATACGATCATGAGGAAGGACGCAGGCTCTCTAAAGATGAGTTGCAACGTAAGCTTGATGTTTGCAAGGAGCGCAAGGAACGCTATGAGGGATACCGTGATACACTTGAGAAAAGTGGTGAAAGCCAGATTTCCTTAACCGATCCTGATTCCCGACTAATGAAAGCCAACGAAGGCTTTTGTGTCGGTTATAATGTGCAAACTGCAGTTGATGCGGAGAGCCATATGATAGCAGGCTTCCTGGTAACCAACAGTCCAACAGACCATGGTCAGCTTACAAGCGTAGCATCTGAGGTGAAAGCCGATTATGGTGTTGACGTTCTTGAATCAACTGCAGACAAGGGGTACGAGTGTCCCGAGGTTCATGCAGATGCATTGGCTAATGGTATCGTACCAAATGTCATCCAACGTGATGGCAGCTGCACGGAGCAGGTTCAGTTTGACTATAACGAAGCTACCATAACTGACGAACAAAAGTCAAGTACTAATCCAGAAGATTTGAAGGCATGTCTTGAAGCTGCAGTCATACCGGAAGCCTACAAGGATTTTTTAACCGATGCACAGATTGTAGAGGTCAAGGAGTACACTTCTGATGTAGCAGAGTCTGCTGTACTGAAGATGACTCCCGGGCAGATGCGTGCCAAGGCTCTTGAAGGATACTTCGTGAGGGATGCCGAACGCAATCTTGTCTATTGTCCGCAAGGAGAAATCCTGAGGCAAAAGTCTATCAAAAGAAACGGTATGATCCGCTACTGCAACAAGCTTGCATGTAAAAAATGCAAGTGCAAGTGTACCATCCAGAAGTTCAAGGAGGCAGACTTCAACAAAGACACCTTGATAAAGGCAACCGAAGCAAAACGCAAGCAACTCAAAGAAGAGAATAAGGACAAGCCAAAACCTCCAAGAATGAAGATCGTGAAGAAGGGTGTCCGTTACGTTTTACATCTAGATCAGAACAAGATGGACAATCGCAAATGCCTCTCCGAGCATCCTTTTGGAACCATGAAGCGAGCACTTGGGCAATACTACTTTTTACTGAAAGGCAAACTGAAAGTAACTGCTGAGATGGGTCTCTTTTGCCTATCTTATAACCTTCGTCGTGCCATATCTCTCAAAGGTGTACCTGCTTTGATTGCTTCTCTTGGATAA
- a CDS encoding DUF3943 domain-containing protein has translation MNNKKRKIIGLGLLLLLAPSAGYAQGYSCGNVGLFCSPDTLRGAQLGAFSSVVYRQMRGLSLAGVINSVGGDMRGVQISGVSNVVKGGNGVQLSLFNNISSSPFRGVQVSALSNVSMGMKRGLQIASANVSSSYMRGLQMGGYNYADTLNGSQIGILNVCVSHPRGVQIGLINYSRDTVAHKIGLVNVNPHTRIDYMLYGGSATKTNFAVRFRNRSTYNILGIGTHYFGLDEKFSGSLFYRIGQYFQLSPKFSISGDLGFYHVESFQENSQDKPERLYSLQARINADYQLGKYTSAFASVGYGDTRYYHGGRYRSRAILEAGLAVKLQRNQAFYAPGSSEKSSSEKSSSGKSSSSTLSDYDMEAWKEGSIFAFDDPKRQKKHPWKAAVEAFAINVGVQCFDQFVMNEEFAKISFHSIKHNIQNGFVWDNDQFSTNLFAHPYHGGLYSNAARTHGMNFWESVPYSFCGSLMWETTCEIEPPAINDLMATTIGGVCLGEVTYRISDLVYDDRLRGFPRFWREFLGTIICPIKGLNRILSGDAWRVRGRYYKYHDYGRSPVSFSASAGYRYLADNNTLFRGEGNPYVRFNLVYGDPFDGATTKPYDYFTLDATFGLSSNQPFITGLHLLGRLWSVPVEVSKGTEMEFGIFQHFNYYDSQPVKDGTSLVPYRISEAASVGPGIIYRFPQVGNLTKLEQRIFVDGILLGGSLTDYYNVIDRDYNMGSGYSVKAISLMEFGKVASFQIGADYYRIFTWKGYEGKDLATTDPLYLNAQGDKGNASLLVVNARFGLALSNRLKLDFNVSNYWRDTHYSYHDDVRSKTFDLSLGLQYQF, from the coding sequence ATGAATAATAAGAAAAGAAAAATCATCGGTTTGGGGCTCTTGCTCCTGCTTGCACCTTCTGCCGGCTATGCCCAGGGCTATAGCTGCGGAAACGTGGGGCTGTTCTGCTCGCCCGATACCCTGCGAGGGGCTCAGCTGGGCGCCTTCTCCAGCGTGGTTTACAGGCAGATGAGGGGACTCAGCCTGGCTGGCGTCATCAACTCCGTGGGTGGCGATATGAGGGGCGTTCAGATTTCGGGCGTATCCAATGTGGTGAAGGGTGGCAACGGCGTGCAGCTGTCTTTATTCAATAATATATCCTCCTCGCCATTCCGTGGCGTGCAGGTCAGCGCACTCTCTAATGTCTCCATGGGCATGAAGAGGGGACTGCAGATTGCTTCCGCCAACGTAAGTTCCTCGTATATGCGCGGCTTGCAGATGGGCGGATACAACTATGCCGATACCCTCAACGGTTCGCAGATAGGCATCCTCAATGTCTGCGTGAGCCATCCGCGAGGCGTGCAGATAGGTCTCATCAACTACAGCCGTGATACCGTGGCGCACAAGATAGGTCTCGTCAACGTGAACCCCCATACCCGCATTGATTACATGCTCTATGGCGGTTCTGCCACCAAAACCAACTTCGCCGTGCGCTTCCGCAACCGGTCTACCTATAATATATTAGGCATCGGCACCCATTACTTCGGCTTGGACGAGAAATTCTCGGGCAGCCTGTTCTATCGCATCGGACAGTATTTCCAGCTCTCGCCAAAGTTTTCAATCAGTGGCGACTTGGGCTTCTATCACGTGGAATCCTTCCAGGAGAATTCGCAGGATAAGCCCGAACGACTCTACTCCCTGCAGGCTCGCATCAATGCCGACTACCAGTTGGGCAAATACACCAGCGCCTTCGCCTCCGTGGGCTATGGCGACACCCGCTATTATCATGGCGGCAGATATCGCAGCCGTGCCATCCTTGAGGCGGGATTAGCCGTAAAGCTGCAGCGCAATCAGGCGTTCTATGCCCCAGGTTCTTCAGAAAAATCATCTTCTGAAAAATCATCTTCAGGAAAATCCTCCTCTTCTACCTTGTCAGATTACGATATGGAGGCCTGGAAAGAGGGGAGTATCTTTGCCTTCGATGACCCCAAGCGGCAGAAGAAGCATCCTTGGAAGGCGGCAGTGGAGGCATTCGCCATCAACGTGGGCGTGCAGTGCTTCGACCAGTTTGTGATGAACGAGGAGTTCGCCAAGATCTCCTTCCACAGCATCAAGCACAACATCCAGAATGGATTCGTGTGGGATAACGACCAGTTCTCCACCAATCTTTTCGCCCATCCTTACCACGGCGGACTCTATTCCAACGCTGCCCGAACCCACGGCATGAACTTCTGGGAATCAGTGCCTTACTCCTTCTGCGGAAGCCTGATGTGGGAGACTACCTGCGAGATAGAACCGCCAGCCATCAACGACCTGATGGCCACCACCATAGGCGGTGTGTGCCTGGGCGAAGTAACCTATCGCATCAGCGACCTGGTTTACGACGACCGGCTGCGCGGATTCCCACGCTTCTGGCGAGAGTTCCTGGGCACCATCATCTGTCCTATCAAGGGCTTGAACCGAATATTGAGCGGCGATGCCTGGCGCGTGCGAGGCAGATATTACAAGTATCACGACTACGGTCGCAGTCCTGTCAGCTTTTCGGCATCAGCGGGTTATCGCTATCTTGCCGATAACAATACGCTGTTCCGTGGCGAGGGAAATCCCTACGTGCGGTTCAATCTGGTTTATGGCGACCCGTTTGATGGTGCCACCACCAAGCCTTACGATTATTTCACCCTCGATGCCACCTTCGGATTGAGCAGCAACCAGCCGTTCATCACGGGATTGCATCTGCTGGGCCGCCTGTGGAGCGTGCCGGTGGAGGTGAGCAAGGGCACGGAGATGGAGTTCGGCATCTTCCAGCACTTCAACTACTACGATTCGCAGCCGGTGAAGGATGGAACCAGTCTTGTGCCATATCGCATCTCCGAGGCAGCGTCGGTGGGTCCCGGCATCATCTACCGCTTCCCTCAGGTGGGCAATCTCACCAAACTGGAGCAGCGCATCTTCGTGGATGGCATCCTGCTGGGCGGCAGTCTCACCGATTATTATAATGTGATAGACCGCGACTACAACATGGGCAGCGGCTACAGCGTGAAGGCCATTAGCCTGATGGAGTTCGGCAAGGTGGCGAGCTTCCAGATAGGAGCCGACTACTACCGCATCTTCACCTGGAAGGGCTACGAGGGCAAGGACCTGGCTACCACCGACCCGCTCTATCTCAACGCCCAGGGCGACAAGGGCAATGCCTCGCTGCTGGTGGTGAATGCCCGCTTCGGCCTCGCCCTGTCGAATCGCCTGAAGCTCGATTTCAACGTGTCGAACTATTGGCGCGATACGCATTACTCCTATCACGACGACGTCAGGAGCAAGACATTCGACCTGAGTCTGGGATTGCAATATCAGTTCTAG
- a CDS encoding HU family DNA-binding protein, with protein sequence MGQGNIKYRKVKRTPQTGENAGKELWYATVVTDREMNFEEFVDHISSHNSPYSRGTVHGVMMDMLDCLKELILDGKSVRLGDLGLFSIGMSSHGEVSRDKVSAASVEGIHLLVKNTKTWSNSELKKLCKITAYDSYGAEETDGGGSNPGGGSGNTSQGGSGSQGGTGTQGGGSENPGQGGGSDSGTTGGGSDGDNTDVTI encoded by the coding sequence ATGGGACAGGGAAATATTAAGTATCGCAAAGTGAAGCGCACTCCCCAGACGGGCGAGAACGCAGGTAAGGAACTCTGGTATGCCACCGTGGTGACCGACCGAGAGATGAACTTCGAGGAGTTCGTGGACCACATCTCATCTCATAACTCGCCCTACAGCCGAGGCACCGTGCATGGTGTGATGATGGATATGCTCGACTGTCTGAAGGAGCTGATTCTCGACGGCAAGAGTGTTCGTCTGGGCGACCTGGGTCTCTTCTCCATCGGCATGAGTTCTCATGGCGAGGTGAGCCGCGACAAGGTTTCAGCCGCTAGCGTGGAGGGCATCCATTTGTTGGTAAAAAATACCAAAACTTGGAGCAATAGCGAGCTGAAGAAGCTCTGCAAGATTACTGCCTACGACAGCTACGGAGCTGAGGAGACTGATGGCGGCGGAAGCAATCCGGGCGGCGGTTCGGGTAACACCAGCCAGGGCGGCAGTGGCAGCCAGGGTGGAACCGGCACCCAGGGCGGCGGCAGTGAGAACCCGGGGCAGGGCGGCGGCTCCGATTCTGGCACGACCGGCGGCGGAAGTGACGGCGACAATACAGACGTAACAATCTAG